A single Pseudoxanthomonas sp. DNA region contains:
- a CDS encoding DUF4105 domain-containing protein, with amino-acid sequence MAARLLGAWLAAVATSAAALDIDPTGVSPDEIAATQALVDDVLPRLPLAWRDALPSGLVLQWRDDLPTHVAGRRVGDHVRLPRRLLEAWKTRDSLPSDDASLLAVRQALVHELAHSYDRARRNALSGDPRLRDLAGWQRSVFPLAGRRSRNDFVARTPDPYELERPSEFVAVNLEHFVLDPDYACRRPALHRHFAAHFAMPSVADGCAPGLPFLEADAEAGDASLLALDPSRVYAIDYLLAEGNTQAMSRWGHSMLRLVICAPGRTPGPDCRLDLSHHRVLSFRAFVGDVQISGWRGLTGSYPSRLFLLPLDQVIEEYTRVELRGLQSIPLRLQREEMASLLERAAQLHWSYDGRYYFISNNCAVETWKLLHDGVPRLAGESLASITPTGLLKKLERRGVADAGVLDDAAEARRLGYYFEPMSARYDALFAVVRQALGVPQQDAQAWLALPPAERAAWLPRADLRTNAALLVLENAALRRQQLRLRDELKRRYLGRDAPAGLEPALQALRAWLGDTGFISRPSELLPQGYGLPQADERERIEEEARLRLTRLRDQDGRLRGELERWLPADQRDALRGIEANLDTIGTRLRTP; translated from the coding sequence TTGGCCGCGCGCCTGCTGGGGGCCTGGCTCGCTGCGGTCGCCACATCGGCGGCCGCGCTCGATATCGATCCGACCGGGGTTTCGCCCGACGAGATCGCCGCCACGCAGGCGCTGGTCGACGACGTGCTGCCGCGACTGCCTTTGGCGTGGCGTGATGCCCTGCCATCGGGCCTTGTCCTGCAATGGCGCGATGACCTGCCGACGCATGTCGCGGGACGGCGCGTGGGCGACCATGTACGGCTGCCGCGCCGGCTGCTGGAAGCGTGGAAGACGCGCGACTCCCTGCCGTCGGACGATGCGTCCCTGCTCGCCGTCCGCCAGGCGCTGGTGCACGAACTCGCCCACAGCTACGACCGCGCACGGCGCAACGCGCTGTCGGGCGATCCGCGCCTGCGCGATCTGGCCGGATGGCAGCGCAGCGTGTTCCCGCTGGCGGGCCGCCGCTCGCGCAACGACTTCGTCGCGCGCACGCCCGATCCGTACGAACTGGAGCGACCCTCCGAATTCGTGGCGGTGAATCTCGAGCATTTCGTGCTCGATCCGGACTACGCATGCCGGCGTCCGGCACTGCATCGCCATTTCGCCGCGCACTTCGCCATGCCGTCCGTGGCGGACGGGTGCGCGCCGGGCCTGCCGTTCCTGGAGGCCGATGCGGAGGCAGGCGATGCCTCGCTGCTCGCCCTGGATCCATCGCGCGTCTATGCGATCGACTACCTGCTGGCCGAAGGCAACACGCAGGCGATGAGCCGCTGGGGCCACAGCATGCTGCGGCTGGTGATCTGCGCGCCCGGCCGGACACCGGGCCCGGACTGCCGGCTCGACCTGTCCCATCACCGCGTCCTCTCGTTCCGTGCCTTCGTCGGCGATGTCCAGATCTCCGGCTGGCGGGGATTGACCGGTTCCTATCCGTCGCGCCTGTTCCTGCTGCCGCTGGACCAGGTGATCGAGGAATACACCCGGGTCGAACTGCGTGGCCTGCAGTCGATTCCGCTGCGGTTGCAGCGCGAAGAGATGGCATCGCTACTCGAGCGTGCCGCGCAGTTGCACTGGAGCTACGACGGGCGCTACTACTTCATCAGCAACAACTGTGCCGTCGAGACCTGGAAGCTGCTGCACGACGGCGTGCCACGGTTGGCCGGGGAATCACTCGCGAGCATCACGCCGACCGGCTTGCTGAAGAAGCTCGAGCGTCGTGGCGTCGCCGATGCCGGCGTGCTCGACGATGCCGCAGAGGCGCGACGGCTCGGTTACTACTTCGAGCCGATGAGCGCGCGCTACGACGCCCTGTTCGCGGTGGTGCGGCAGGCGCTGGGGGTGCCGCAGCAGGATGCGCAGGCATGGCTGGCGCTGCCGCCCGCCGAACGCGCGGCGTGGTTGCCGCGGGCCGACCTGCGCACGAACGCGGCGCTGCTGGTACTGGAGAACGCGGCGCTCCGTCGCCAGCAACTGCGGCTGCGCGATGAACTGAAACGGCGCTACCTGGGGCGTGACGCACCTGCCGGCCTTGAGCCGGCGCTGCAGGCCCTGCGTGCCTGGCTGGGCGATACCGGCTTCATCAGTCGCCCCTCGGAGTTGCTGCCTCAGGGCTACGGACTGCCGCAGGCGGACGAGCGCGAGCGCATTGAAGAGGAAGCCCGCCTGCGTTTGACCCGCCTGCGCGACCAGGACGGGCGCCTACGCGGGGAACTCGAACGCTGGCTACCCGCCGATCAGCGTGACGCCCTGCGGGGCATCGAAGCGAACCTCGACACCATCGGCACCCGCCTGCGCACCCCGTAG
- a CDS encoding DUF2388 domain-containing protein codes for MSRLILAGVLLAFSLPVLAGSFAGSSAGASSAGSSASSGSSSGDDKVVVQAREDAASFVATEGRIRGAQLEAALRHLREKDEAARKASDMQLAQAILAR; via the coding sequence ATGTCCCGATTGATCCTGGCCGGCGTGTTGCTGGCGTTTTCCCTGCCGGTGCTGGCCGGCAGCTTTGCCGGGTCTTCCGCCGGCGCATCGTCGGCCGGCTCGTCGGCCTCCTCGGGCAGTTCGTCCGGCGACGACAAAGTCGTCGTGCAGGCGCGCGAGGACGCGGCCAGTTTCGTCGCCACCGAGGGCCGCATCCGTGGCGCGCAGCTCGAAGCCGCGCTGCGTCACCTGCGCGAGAAGGATGAAGCCGCACGCAAGGCCAGCGACATGCAGCTGGCGCAGGCCATCCTAGCCCGCTGA
- a CDS encoding FAD-binding oxidoreductase, with translation MSDPRLEALLHAAPALRLKTDPADLEHYGRDWTRRWTPSPLAVALPATVDDVQAVVRWANEHRVAVVPSGGRTGLSGGAVAANGELVLSLERMNQALDFNAVDRTLTVQAGMPLEAVHNAAREHGLVYPVDFAARGSCAIGGNIATNAGGIRVIRYGNTREWIAGLKVVTGAGDVLELNKALIKNSSGYDLRHLFIGSEGTLGVVVEATVRLTDPPPPTNVMLLALPSFEVLMQVFAAFRERLQLEAFEFFTDRALRHVLAHGAQKPFDEIHPYYVVTEFAIGDEAKEAAAMAAFEACMDQGWVSDGVISQSDAQAAQLWRLREGITEALARYVPYKNDVSVRISAMPAFLAETQALLGEAYPQFEVVWFGHIGDGNLHINVLKPDGMENADFVTQCEQVTKLLAASLKRHDGSISAEHGIGLVKKGYLESTRSTGEIAVMRGIKQVLDPNGLMNPGKLFDS, from the coding sequence ATGAGCGATCCGCGCCTGGAAGCCCTGCTGCACGCCGCCCCGGCGCTGCGCCTGAAGACCGATCCCGCCGACCTGGAGCACTACGGCCGCGACTGGACCCGGCGCTGGACGCCATCGCCGCTGGCCGTCGCGTTGCCGGCCACCGTCGACGACGTGCAGGCCGTCGTGCGCTGGGCGAATGAACATCGCGTGGCGGTCGTGCCGTCGGGCGGACGCACCGGCCTGTCCGGCGGCGCCGTGGCGGCGAACGGCGAACTGGTGCTCAGCCTGGAGCGCATGAACCAGGCGCTGGACTTCAATGCGGTGGACCGCACGCTGACCGTGCAGGCCGGCATGCCGCTGGAGGCCGTGCACAACGCGGCGCGCGAGCATGGGCTGGTCTATCCGGTGGACTTCGCCGCGCGCGGTTCCTGTGCGATCGGCGGCAACATCGCCACCAATGCCGGCGGCATCCGCGTGATCCGTTACGGCAACACGCGCGAGTGGATCGCGGGCCTGAAAGTCGTCACCGGTGCCGGCGACGTGCTGGAGCTCAACAAGGCGCTGATCAAGAACTCCAGCGGCTACGACCTGCGCCACCTGTTCATCGGTTCCGAGGGCACGCTGGGCGTCGTCGTCGAGGCCACCGTGCGGCTGACCGATCCGCCACCGCCGACCAATGTCATGCTGCTGGCGCTGCCGTCGTTCGAGGTGCTGATGCAGGTGTTCGCGGCATTCCGCGAGCGCCTGCAGCTGGAGGCGTTCGAGTTCTTCACCGATCGCGCACTGCGGCACGTGCTGGCGCATGGCGCGCAGAAGCCGTTCGACGAGATCCATCCTTATTACGTGGTCACCGAGTTCGCGATCGGCGACGAGGCGAAGGAAGCGGCGGCGATGGCGGCGTTCGAGGCCTGCATGGACCAGGGCTGGGTCAGCGACGGCGTGATCAGCCAGTCCGACGCGCAGGCCGCGCAGCTCTGGCGGCTGCGCGAGGGCATCACCGAGGCGCTGGCGCGCTACGTACCCTACAAGAACGACGTGTCGGTGCGCATTTCCGCCATGCCGGCCTTCCTGGCAGAAACGCAGGCGCTGCTCGGGGAGGCCTATCCGCAGTTCGAGGTGGTGTGGTTCGGCCATATCGGCGACGGCAACCTGCACATCAACGTGCTGAAACCGGACGGCATGGAGAACGCGGACTTCGTCACCCAGTGCGAGCAGGTCACCAAGCTGCTGGCGGCGTCGCTGAAGCGCCACGACGGCAGCATCTCGGCCGAGCACGGCATTGGCCTGGTCAAGAAGGGCTACCTGGAAAGCACGCGCAGCACCGGCGAAATCGCGGTGATGCGCGGCATCAAGCAGGTGCTGGACCCGAACGGCCTGATGAATCCCGGCAAGCTGTTCGACAGCTGA
- the serA gene encoding phosphoglycerate dehydrogenase, whose product MSIKKTSYPKQDIRVLLLEGVSQTAVETFRAAGYSQIEFHEKSLPEDELKRRIAEAHIVGIRSRTHLSEDVLAQARRLIAVGCFCIGTNQVDLDAAELAGIPVFNAPYSNTRSVAELVIAQAILLMRGIPQKNAECHRGGWSKSAAGSHEVRGKTLGIIGYGHIGTQVGVLAEALGMHVLFHDIETKLSLGNARAAVSLDDLLAQSDVVTLHVPETPATQGMFGQAQIAAMKPGAHLINASRGTVVDIDALADALKSGHVGGAAVDVFPVEPKGNAESFESPLRGLDNVILTPHVGGSTLEAQDNIGIEVAAKLVRYSDNGSTLSSVNFPEVTLPGHDGSRRILHIHRNVPGVLSQINDIFRDRGINIDGQFLRTDPKVGYVVIDVTADEEQTASLREAMAAIDGTLRVRVLY is encoded by the coding sequence ATGTCGATCAAGAAGACCTCGTACCCGAAGCAGGACATCCGCGTGCTGTTGCTGGAAGGGGTCAGCCAGACGGCCGTCGAGACGTTCCGTGCCGCGGGCTATTCGCAGATCGAGTTCCACGAGAAGTCGCTGCCGGAAGACGAACTGAAACGCCGCATCGCCGAAGCGCACATCGTCGGCATCCGCTCGCGCACGCACCTGAGCGAGGACGTGCTGGCGCAGGCGCGACGCCTGATCGCGGTGGGCTGCTTCTGCATCGGCACCAACCAGGTGGACCTGGACGCGGCGGAACTGGCCGGCATCCCGGTCTTCAACGCACCCTACTCCAACACCCGCAGCGTGGCCGAACTGGTCATCGCGCAGGCCATCCTGCTGATGCGCGGCATTCCGCAGAAGAACGCCGAATGCCACCGCGGCGGCTGGAGCAAGTCGGCCGCCGGCAGCCATGAAGTGCGCGGCAAGACGCTGGGCATCATCGGCTACGGCCACATCGGCACCCAGGTCGGCGTGCTGGCCGAGGCGCTGGGCATGCACGTGCTGTTCCACGACATCGAGACCAAACTGTCGCTGGGCAACGCCCGTGCCGCCGTCAGCCTGGACGACCTGCTGGCGCAGAGCGACGTGGTGACGCTGCACGTGCCTGAAACCCCGGCGACCCAGGGCATGTTCGGCCAGGCCCAGATCGCGGCGATGAAGCCGGGCGCGCATCTGATCAACGCCTCGCGCGGAACCGTGGTCGACATCGACGCACTGGCCGATGCACTGAAGTCCGGCCACGTCGGCGGCGCCGCGGTGGACGTGTTCCCGGTGGAACCGAAAGGCAACGCCGAATCCTTCGAGTCCCCGCTGCGGGGCCTGGACAACGTCATCCTCACCCCGCATGTGGGCGGCAGCACGCTGGAGGCGCAGGACAACATCGGCATCGAGGTGGCGGCCAAGCTGGTGCGGTACAGCGACAACGGCAGCACGCTGTCGTCGGTGAACTTCCCCGAGGTCACCCTGCCCGGCCACGACGGCAGCCGCCGGATCCTGCACATCCACCGCAACGTGCCCGGCGTGCTGTCGCAGATCAACGACATCTTCCGCGACCGCGGCATCAACATCGACGGCCAGTTCCTGCGCACCGATCCGAAAGTCGGCTACGTGGTCATCGACGTCACCGCCGACGAGGAACAGACCGCCAGCCTGCGCGAGGCGATGGCGGCGATCGACGGCACGTTGCGGGTGCGCGTGCTGTACTGA
- a CDS encoding NUDIX hydrolase, with amino-acid sequence MPAVHAALREHLAAYARRWPAEGDVVGQFLALLDDPADPFLRERLEGHLTGGAWLVSGDGERVLMTHHRKLGRWLQLGGHADGDTDMARVALKEAEEESGLSDLSVEDDIFDLDRHWIPERKDVPGHWHYDVRYVVRANGSEAYVVSDESLDLAWRGIAPLADDADPSIRRMARKWLARSTA; translated from the coding sequence GTGCCAGCCGTCCATGCCGCCCTCCGCGAACACCTGGCCGCCTACGCCCGACGCTGGCCTGCCGAAGGAGACGTGGTGGGCCAGTTCCTCGCCCTGCTTGACGATCCCGCCGATCCCTTCCTCCGCGAGAGGCTGGAAGGGCATCTGACCGGTGGCGCCTGGCTGGTCAGCGGCGATGGCGAACGCGTGCTGATGACCCATCACCGCAAGCTCGGCCGCTGGCTGCAGCTGGGCGGGCATGCCGATGGCGATACCGACATGGCGCGCGTGGCATTGAAGGAGGCCGAAGAGGAGTCGGGGCTGTCCGACCTGTCCGTCGAGGACGACATCTTCGACCTGGACCGGCACTGGATTCCCGAGCGCAAGGACGTGCCGGGCCACTGGCATTACGACGTGCGCTACGTGGTGCGCGCCAACGGCAGCGAGGCGTACGTGGTCAGCGACGAGTCGCTGGACCTGGCCTGGCGCGGGATCGCCCCGCTCGCCGACGATGCGGACCCGTCGATCCGCCGCATGGCCCGCAAATGGCTGGCGCGGAGTACTGCGTAG
- a CDS encoding amino acid permease: MLKALFRVKPVAPAGHVDAGEPFEGSLDGESGFKRTLTARHLVMLGVGAVIGAGIFVLTGQAAANHAGPAIMLSFVLAGIACALAGLCYAEFSALMPVSGSAYSYSYATLGEFVAWFIGWCLVLEYLFAASTVAVGWSGYLNSFLGTLGVPIPDALANATFTVANGEFIRSGAILNLPAVFIVAAVSGLCYVGITQSAFVNAIVVAIKVTVILLFVAFGLQYVDPANWQPFIPANEGPGKFGFEGVTRAAAIVFFAYIGFDAVSTAAGEAKNPQRDMPIGILGSLAICTVIYIIVCAVLTGMMSYTQLGTAKPVATALEAYPKLLWLKTLIEIGAIAGLTSVILVMLMAQPRIFYSMAKDGLLPKVFGKVHAKYQTPYVGTIIVGVIAAALAGFLPIGLLGEMVSMGTLLAFATVCAGVLILRYTRPEIPRPFRVPLAIVVCPLGVLACLYLFVQPFMEHWKLFVGWTLLGLVIYFVYGFRHSKLRQQA; the protein is encoded by the coding sequence ATGCTCAAAGCTCTGTTCAGGGTCAAGCCGGTCGCACCGGCAGGCCACGTCGATGCCGGTGAACCTTTCGAAGGCAGTCTGGACGGGGAGAGCGGATTCAAACGGACACTGACCGCACGCCACCTGGTGATGCTGGGCGTGGGTGCGGTGATCGGCGCGGGCATCTTCGTGCTGACCGGCCAGGCCGCGGCCAACCACGCCGGCCCGGCGATCATGCTGAGCTTCGTGCTGGCCGGCATCGCCTGTGCGCTGGCCGGCCTGTGCTATGCGGAGTTCTCCGCGCTGATGCCGGTCTCCGGCAGCGCGTATTCGTATTCGTACGCGACGCTGGGCGAGTTCGTGGCCTGGTTCATCGGCTGGTGCCTGGTGCTGGAGTACCTGTTCGCGGCCTCGACGGTGGCGGTCGGCTGGTCCGGCTACCTCAACAGCTTCCTAGGCACGCTCGGCGTGCCGATCCCCGACGCGCTGGCCAACGCCACGTTCACCGTGGCCAATGGCGAGTTCATCCGTTCCGGCGCCATCCTCAACCTGCCGGCGGTGTTCATCGTGGCGGCGGTGAGCGGCCTCTGCTACGTGGGCATCACCCAGTCGGCGTTCGTCAACGCCATCGTGGTGGCCATCAAGGTCACGGTGATCCTGCTGTTCGTGGCCTTCGGCCTGCAGTACGTGGACCCGGCCAACTGGCAGCCCTTCATTCCGGCGAACGAGGGCCCTGGCAAGTTCGGCTTCGAGGGCGTCACCCGTGCCGCCGCCATCGTGTTCTTCGCCTACATCGGCTTCGATGCGGTCTCCACCGCCGCCGGCGAGGCCAAGAACCCGCAGCGCGACATGCCGATCGGCATCCTGGGCTCGCTGGCGATCTGCACGGTCATCTACATCATCGTCTGCGCGGTGCTGACCGGCATGATGTCCTACACCCAGCTGGGCACCGCCAAGCCGGTGGCGACCGCGCTGGAGGCGTACCCCAAGCTGCTGTGGCTGAAGACGCTGATCGAGATCGGCGCCATCGCCGGCCTGACCTCGGTGATCCTGGTGATGCTGATGGCGCAGCCGCGCATCTTCTACAGCATGGCGAAGGACGGCCTGCTGCCGAAGGTCTTCGGCAAGGTGCACGCGAAGTACCAGACGCCGTACGTGGGCACGATCATCGTGGGCGTGATCGCGGCGGCGCTGGCCGGCTTCCTGCCGATCGGCCTGCTGGGCGAAATGGTGTCGATGGGCACCCTGCTCGCCTTCGCGACCGTCTGCGCCGGCGTGCTGATCCTGCGCTACACGCGGCCGGAGATCCCGCGCCCGTTCCGGGTGCCGCTGGCGATCGTCGTCTGCCCGCTCGGCGTGCTGGCCTGCCTCTACCTGTTCGTGCAGCCCTTCATGGAGCACTGGAAGCTGTTCGTCGGCTGGACGCTGCTCGGCCTGGTGATCTATTTCGTCTACGGCTTCCGCCACAGCAAGCTCAGGCAGCAGGCCTGA